In the genome of Triticum urartu cultivar G1812 chromosome 5, Tu2.1, whole genome shotgun sequence, one region contains:
- the LOC125556529 gene encoding cortical cell-delineating protein-like, whose product MALTKVALFLALNLGLIAIVHGNPPMVPTPPLVPTPPIAPTPSNGGSCPINPLKITVCSNVLLLLKLRINVPETEQCCPLLSGLADLDAAVCVCTAIKANLLGLIDVDIPVDLTLLLNHCNKTYPSRFTCSP is encoded by the coding sequence ATGGCGCTAACAAAAGTTGCTCTCTTCCTTGCCCTCAACCTTGGTCTCATTGCTATTGTGCATGGTAACCCTCCAATGGTTCCTACACCACCTTTGGTGCCTACCCCACCTATTGCACCGACACCATCGAATGGTGGTTCCTGCCCAATCAACCCACTAAAGATAACTGTGTGCAGCAATGTATTGTTGCTACTCAAGCTCCGGATCAACGTGCCGGAGACCGAGCAATGTTGCCCACTGCTTAGTGGGTTGGCTGATCTAGATGCCGCTGTCTGTGTTTGCACTGCCATCAAGGCCAACCTCCTTGGCCTCATCGACGTCGACATTCCCGTCGACCTGACCCTCCTACTCAACCATTGTAACAAGACATATCCCTCTAGGTTCACCTGCTCGCCATGA